The window actgattcctacttggacaaaatggaacaaTCAACAGTAAAGCGACCTTGCATATGCGCGAAAGATTtacgaccagaaaatgtccattAAGAGATTctagcaggagttttttttaaagaattaaaagaagttgAAAAATATGATCCCTcgtcgaaactgactgtagaagaagtcatccttgtttatcccaagattattagtgatgtggctagaacagcaatgccacccacccaagtcagtgttgaaagactattttcagctctaaaatattcaagtcagatttaagagcttctatgaaagaggatcttgGCAGAAggaattctgtttcttagaacaacactacactgagttagttttggattgcatttaacgcTGTTCTACTCTACAATTAttatccaagtttaatatataaactgttttaggttttccagcttttgtttttgttcatgtaattAAGCTTTGTTCTTGCTTTAAAattaccaaagaatgtggtttatatctttaaactggtaaagttcctgttcctgatttttttgcatgctatgctactactttatagctacttgataaaaaaacaataaataaaaccttattgttttcatttttttgtctaaaCTGGCCATACCACTATGcatgctgccgcctcagctgaagcacatcccctggtggcatgcattaTCAAGGAGCGGCTGGGCATGTCCGgtcaagtcagtgagctgacatcagaaataccgtatttttcggaccataagacgcactttttttcccccagaagtggggggaaaaagtccctgcgtcttatggtccaaatgtatcaaaatgtatccttcccagctgctgtcccgtctcctgttcagcgtgactgtgatgttggtttttaatgcacataaaatattttaggacactatttgtttcagaatcttttttttcttcatttcccttctctaaaaaactggtgcgtcttatggtccagtgcgtcttatggtccgaaaaatacggtaggtatataaggcgaggtggaccaagggcttgtctctagtgcgaaaccatcttattggatagtacagctaggtcatagtgagtctgttttaagctaaagatgagtaggcacagctgtgttaatacaccagacaatttttgctacatttgtggcaaatctaccccgtgtgatcaacgcaagaaccttactaagagggtgagatttgcttacacgtattactttggatgtgaaattggagatcaggataaaagctgggcacctcatatctgctgtcaggtgtgttacgttggcctaacacaatggttgaatgggaaaaggaataaaatgccttttgctgtgcctatggtttagCGTTAGCCAAAAGActatcactcggactgctacttctgtatgaataaaattgctgggttttcaaagaagactaaatcaaaaatcgtctatcctgattgtgaatctgctctgaagccagtgcaaCATGATGCAGAGAACCCAGTGCCATTTGCTCCttcatctgttgttactgacagtgacatgtcggatgaggaacaggaggatgatgtcgatggtaatgaatgttatgaagcccaatttgaagagggtgagccacattttataaaccaatcagatttagatgatctagcaAGGGACCTGTCtgaaagagaagtctgaactgttagcatCCAGAtaaaaggagtggaatttgctacaaaaaggaacatcAATTTCACACTttcgcaggttattacaagctggaaaatgacatttgcttctgtaccaacgtgagtggtctgatgataaagttaggttgcgaatacataccagagcagtggagattgtttgTAGACTtcagcaaagcaagtttgaaagctgtattgctgcataaaggtaacaaaaaactttGTTTGTTCCTCTTGCttatgccgagggaatgaaagaaacatacaaatccatggaggtcattttgaaattgatttactattcagaacacaagtggaacgtttgtggtgacctgagggtggtggcactccttggcCTGTAATCAGGATATAcaaaatttttgtgttttctgtgccCGTgaaacagtcgtgatgacagcaaccaatacaaagtgaaagaatagcCACCGCGTAATTAACCTAAGATCCTGATGTCCTAAGCAGAATCAGAcatcagatttggattcagcgcacttgttttagtataggacacatggattagaccaagtagcagacaatattaatttttttgtaatgtagtGTTATTTCCTTCCCCTTGTGATGCTCAAAAGGAACAGAGGATGTGTTTAATGGGCCAGGGatgaaaaatattgacaaaatgtTCTAAGCAGtcctaattttacaaaaaaaagtctgtagctgtacctaattaaaaaatgtcaatacttcctgtaatgaaaaaaaggtgaaaggaaATAGGGACACAAATGGCAATGGAATTTAAATAGCACCTAACAGTCCTCTTTTCaaaattaagttttaaaaaaattgcagtaaatattattattaaacaggttttatacagcgccaacatccTATGCAGCGCtggaaataggggttgcaaatgacagacgaatacagtgacaaaggaggagaggaccctgcctgaagagcttacaatgtaggagtTAGGGGTTGAGAAGAATTTGTTACTATTTCCCTTTGTCCAAACAAAAgcaaataagaaataaagaaaaactaaaatctaCTTGGATCACCATAAGGGTCCCATCTTTCATAATCTCATTATATACAACTGTGTGAAATCACATCCCTCCATTTCAAAATCTTAATGTATTCATAGTTAACCTGTTGTGTTAAGTTACTATGCCTAAAAAGCAGAAGTAACGGACAGCTACCAGTCTttggaaggttgaccttgaacgttgtgtcttcaacctcGAATGGACTGACCAAGTATttttcgtccaacgcggcaacaaagccctgtgtttagtgtgagACGAcatcaacagcactttcaagcagtcgagtCTCAAgtggcatttcgatgccaagcacgcgcatgCATACAGAGACACCACAGaggagcggaagactgaggctgctcgcttgcagtcacagttgggaaaaaaaaaacctttctttggacACTTTCTTGTTTCTTTTGGCCCAGTATGCCTTTTTGACTTTCTGAAACAGCCTAGTAGTCCCaaaagtttgctgatccctgTACTAAAGCCTCACAATTTTGTTAAAgtgataaataaaaattgatgtgTTAGATAGCCATAACAAACTTTTAGTCCCAGGgtaaaaacaatgacaaattaACAGGAAGTGTGTTGCTGGCAGGATTAATaggaggaaataaaataaaaaaactgcagtcaAAACCTCCAAGGACAGTGACTAGTGTGATGCTACAGGTATTGTTTCATGTTACCACCTAGATTTTCAAGGTTTCTATTCTGCTCCAATTTACATACCTTTTCATGCCATTGTAGCAATATAGCGCTGCTGTTCTCTGTAGGCTTTTCAAACCCTTTGTAGATGTATTTCATAAGCAGGTCAATCCCATTTCGATCCAGTGTTTTCACTGCTTGCTCAATCTCATTACTTTTAAATGATGTCAGGACTTTAAGTACAACTGCCTGGGTTCGTTCCTGAGTGGAGAAGGGTAGGAGTTTAGAAACAAGCAAAGCCATATcagtgtattgttttaaaatgcttttaaagttCAATCAATGAAAAATGTCCTGATTGTTCTATTATGAATGCAAGTGAtcgaaattttgttttttgtcaggTGTGCATTGTAAACGTATGAAGTACTGTACCTTTGAAAGCAATTTGAAGCATTAATAgccaaaatctttttgtagtttaAAGCCAGTATGGTCAAGATAGAAAGACTCGTAATATTACATACgtgacattaaaatatattaataattttagacTTGCCTAAGAATATGAAATCAGGGAGATATAGTTCTTTCTATTTCAACACCTAATTCAGTAAATTGGAAAGTTGGCTCTTACTTTTACTAACTGGTTTTTGGAGTTGACGGGAGAATTCCGGAAGGCGGCATGGAAAGCTCGAACCAGGTCCCCTGTACATCAAGCAGTCAAGGATAAcacatttttagtacattttaaacatgagtcaataaaaaagccagaactaaaaagaaaagtcagAAGAACAATTCTCCTTTCATCTTTGAAGGCATATTGTAGAGGAAGTAAAGCCAAGTACAGATACCAGATGATTCCTGCCGGAGATGAACAGTCGTGCAAATCTTGGGTGAAtaactgacatgtgtacagcattgCCCCAATATCATTTATCAATGCACCATTTCAGATTGCTGAACACCTGTCATACACTACTAAGGAAGACAGCACAAGTGGGTGCTGCTTGCCTATTCTCTGCCCTCCTGTCTCCATTCAACAAAATAGTGCTTGTTAATTCATCACTGAAAATAGATCATGAAaaatcttttccagcaacaatcctctgatgtcTATGAGACGTCTGTATGAGGCTTAAGGAGAAGCAGGTAAATGACCTACGTGTTGGATGATCCAGCCTTTCTCCTTCTCCAACACAGTGACAGAACCCTGAAAAAACGTACCATAGGTCGGTTATCAGACAAATGATTAATGCAGCTAGAGCCTGTATACCACTATTGTAGAAACAACCACATCCACTATTTATAAGATTGAAGATCCACAAGATAAATAAAATCATTCTCATGGAAGACTTTACTTCCCTACACAGCACAGAGGAGAGGTTCCGCAACAGCCGGTTCTACTGGTTACAGTTTCAGGAGTCTCCTGAATACAGAGAAGTATCTAACCTTGCAATCttaactgtataaataaatgggAATTACTAAAGCTCGCCAATTGTGGAGATGCTCCTTGACGACTTGATTGAATGAGGTCCTTGTAAgctaataaattgtattacataaaacGTACAAAACCCATAGCCCCTGACCCTTCCTTTACTATCCCCCTTGTTCTTTCCTTATGTAAATTGGTTCTAACCCCTTCCTACACTGGTCAAGATTGTTCAATACTGGTTTTACTGGAATTCTATGTTAATAATGTCAGTTATTTTTGgtaagtaattttaaaaactgcaataaaaaaaaattaaaaagaagcagGTGCACTGGGAGAACAATGTTAGAGaggtaaatgtaaatttgttaatGGCAGACAGTTCTTTTCATTGAAATGCATCTATGCAtacattttgtttcctttacttAATTTTTGTATAATGCACACAAATATTAGAaatcaaaagataaaataaaatattatagataCACAGTGtgcatgtttattgtatatttaaatgctgacctggcaaataataaatattcagtgtAGTTCAGTATTTAAAATGATTCACTCAAAAGTACCAATTGATAAAATAATGTTCcgtggaaaaagtaagtataccTTTGACCTCTGTAAATGGTAAGCTTGAAGAATATTACCTCCTTtagtgcaaattattttttgtaggcattttgtttttaaattacagcCAACTACCAGCCAGTCTAAAATTGTCTTTAACATTTACCTTTGTGAATTTTGACCACTCCTAATGCAAAATTTCTTGTTACACAaagcttatacattttttttacacttatatgCATAAGTTGCCTGTTTCAAAACCCAGTTCAATTCCTAATGCGACCTTTGATCATGCTaggcaataaaaatgtttctatgaGCCAATTCTTTATGCTAGTGTTATGTGGATCATTATGTTGTTGAAAGATCAATTTTTGGCTCAACTTCAActcctgcatggagtttgctggttctctccgtatctgcgtgggtttcctcccacatcccaaaatcatgcagttaggttaattggcttccccctaaaattgaccttagactacattaatgacatttgactatagtagggacattagattgtgagctcctttgagcaacagttagtgacatgactatggactttgtacagcgctgcgtaatatgggtTTCTTTAGGGTTATTGGAGAAGCCGTTGAGATAAAAATGTTGTCTATAAAGCATAATTACTGGACGTCAAGAGATTAACTGGAATTGTATCTTAACTAAAGTGAAGAGATTACTGGGATGGAATTGCATCCAGGGCATTACAGACAATGTGCAGGGAAAAGAGTAACAAATGTATTCAAGGTCGAGGTGAATTTTTAACAATTTGCAATTAGAGGAATAAACCAGTTCCCTAAAGGGTGAAAGGAGTAGGTCCCGCAGGTTAGCACACACACCTGAGCTACAATACAGACAGCATTACATATGGAGATTTAGGTCATGTAGActtgccacaccattattacttctagTAACAAgacctttttttaataagtataCAAAAGGGATCAAcgcaatttcacttttttatgagAGCTGTGTCAGCTAAGTAGTTGGAAAGGAGGttttacatagttagtcaggttggaaaaagacaagtctatcaagttcaaccactagggaaataaacatatcccagatataaaaccctatggacatagttgatccagaggaaggcaaaaaaaaactccatgaggtaatcggatgtttcctggtgtcttatctttactttaaagctcaagtacacagttatattttgtgcttctagaaaagcatccagctttttcttaaagaaatctttaGTAGTTACTCctttctgagggagcctattcctcattttcacagcccttacagtaaaaaatcctttccttatcaggagcttaaacttctttgcCTCCAGACGttaagagtgccctcttgtcctttggaATGAAAGTGAATAGTTGgtaagagttctctatatgaaccatttatatatttaaacagggtgatcatctcttctcaaggaagaatagattcaattcaagctaatctctcctcatagccgagttctgccattgcttttattagtttagttgcccttctctgcgctctctccaattccacaatgtcctttttgtgaactggtgcccaagaCTGGACTGCAAATTGCAGATGTGGTCATTGTATGTTAAACCAGACAAATGCCATTTTAAGTTCTAAAGATGAAATTACTGCGCCAGCCAGTCCTCGACAAAGtctaggctgcatacacacgtgcaatagatgtcgttggaaaggatctttcaggatcctttccaacgactaatgactgcacgatgcataaacgagtgctgtacatacagcacggttctgctctatgaagagaggagggggagaatgacggcgcagcaccctgctgcaccctctccccctttacttcgaTTAAGATCGTTCTTCGTCCAACGTctatggatccaccaggacggtcgttcagaggatggacgacgggcgctgtacacacgcaagattttcgtctgatatcggccctgaaccgATTGTCAGATGAGAACCCTTGGAGGTGTGTACATGAGGTATGCCTTAGTCATTGAAAATGTGCACAACTAAAAAGAAAACCCCTGTATCGGTTATAATTCCTTGCTAGACTCACAAAcatccacaaccttctttttGAGTGTCTTAAAAAGCTTTTTTGACCTTGACACAAAGATACCACTCATGtcagttataaaaaaacactAGGCCTtagatatttttgctttaaatacaacATCCCTCATCACTCATCATTCGTTCAATATAAGCGTTTATCTGTAGGGGTGTTTGAATGAAACTTATTGGGTTTATAAACAATTTTGGTATATTAATATGGACTTTTGAGGTACCTTCTTAATTCACATTATAACATAAATCTTCAGTaaaaccattatttatttatacattaataatatgAAGCATGCCTTCTCATCTTTATCACAATTGTGCCAATGTACAAATACGAGATAGTCCTAACTTCTTGAATCTTTCATAAATGTCTGCTTTCTCCGGAATCACAGGACTGACATCAAAGTAAATTGATGAATCTCATCTATTTGACAAATCGTTCAAAACATTAGTGATCAATATATTCTAATATTGATTAATCTGAAATAAATTGCTTAGGATACCAAAAGGATTTACCAATACCCTTCATTGATGTAATTGAGTTCAAACACAAACCATTCTTGTCAACATTGCCTCATTGTTGGATATGCGTCTTGTCCATATATTTCACTAAAAGGTCTATCTTTTCTAATCCCCATTGGTAATTCTGAACATTTGCTCTCCGCAGATGTCTTATTTATGCTTTGTAAGCACAACAAGGCATAATGGAAAACATTCCAACAGCAGCATCTGCttggtaaacaaaaaacaaacaaaacacttttccTGAGTACTATCTCCCCAAAAGACAGACTagcattgcctttttttttttttttttttttttgaacaataactgtgtactgtagtcttcttcatgggtaaataaggcatccccctgaaaataagccctagagcatattttggccttcaaaaaaaaataagacagtgtcttatcatcggggaaacagggtatgtaacTTGACATtcacacccatttttttttcaatgttctttAGACTGTAAAACACATGCAACTGTTGTATGTCAGCTTCAAGACCAACCATATGAAAGTATAAAACTCACTtggcaaatatttgtaaaaatttatatgcatactttatttaaatttagcGGTTTTATAATTGATTCAGGATTATACGCTAAAGGATATTATGTACGTTGTGCAGAGGTGCTGTCTAAATTCCATTCACTTGAGAGAATGTTTAATAGAGCAGGATCCACCTGTTCCCCTTCAGATTAACCGCATATAAACCCAGTATGTACCCAGAACAAGGCCACCTGCATGTCGGACTAACCAGGACTGTAATTGTAACTGTAAGTGTAGTAGCTCATGCTCCCTCACTTAAAACTCAGGAATTTCCTGACTGGAAAAGCAAAGCGTCAGTCTCGAGACCAGTCACCACAGAAAGTAGGCAAAGGTGCTCTTACTCTACCACTTAAAatggttgtttttaaaattctgttcCATAATATGTGTGGCTATAGATCTGCTCAAGTTCAGCTGTAGCTCTGTATTTCCTTCTCAAACCATATCAGTGCACCCAATCCTAAGCAGAGTGTATTTGTGCCAATGTCTAATGTGTTGCTTTATTGTTACACTGTTCGGATCTGGAAGCAGGACCAAGTTCAAGAGCAGGCTGTGTAATCACAAGTCTTATCAGGGGTGAGGAGAGTGAAACAGACACATAACCAGTGATCAAAAGAGAATCAGTGGATCGTGCTATCAGATTTCAAGTGAGGAACAGGTATTATGCTTGCTTCTTGTATTGCTGCTACACTGCCAATTTTAGCCACTGCAACTCATATACCAACATTTGTAAGACTACAATCTACTCTTGGTTGTTTTCCACTTAAAATCTGATACCCAACACTAGCTATCAATGCCAGATCGATGACAGACTGGTATCTTCCTTAATCGCATCGCCGATACCA is drawn from Pyxicephalus adspersus chromosome Z, UCB_Pads_2.0, whole genome shotgun sequence and contains these coding sequences:
- the ARPC5L gene encoding actin-related protein 2/3 complex subunit 5-like protein isoform X3 produces the protein MAKNTLSSRFRKVDIDEYDENKFVDDQLQEEPAEPQGPDEGEVDSLIRQGDLVRAFHAAFRNSPVNSKNQLVKERTQAVVLKVLTSFKSNEIEQAVKTLDRNGIDLLMKYIYKGFEKPTENSSAILLQWHEKINRRNHLSPET
- the ARPC5L gene encoding actin-related protein 2/3 complex subunit 5-like protein isoform X2, producing MAKNTLSSRFRKVDIDEYDENKFVDDQLQEEPAEPQGPDEGEVDSLIRQGDLVRAFHAAFRNSPVNSKNQLVKERTQAVVLKVLTSFKSNEIEQAVKTLDRNGIDLLMKYIYKGFEKPTENSSAILLQWHEKALVLGGLGSIVRVLTSRKTV